The window CCAAAGGCGACAAAGTATCCGGTAAAGTCATCAAATAATTCATGATAGGAAGCCGGGAGCTTCTCGGCAACATGCCCATAGTAAATTAAATGGGTGACTCCTTGAAGATCTTTTTTCTTTATTGCATCACTTCTTTTGACAGTGATGTCTGTCGTAAAGTGACCGATTAACATATCTAAATTCCGGGTGTATTCATTGATTTCATCACCTTCTGATGTGTAAATCACCAATACTTTAGGCTCCTGCGTGGCAGCTAGTATTGCTGCTGAAAACGAAATTAACGTGCAGAAAGTGATGAACACCAGTAATCTAAATAAAGTTTTGTTCATTTCCCATGTTTTCATCAATGCATCATCCACTCCTCTCCTATAATTTCCACTTTAAAAATAGACAATTTCAGTCATCTTCTGTGTTGTTTTCCAACACATTCGTATTAAAAAAAATATCCCCTAATGGTTCATTTAAAAAGTCCGATATTTTCTTCATTGTGTTGGCACTCGGGAAGTAAGCACCATTTTCGATTTTCGATAAAGCCGTGCGTCCAATTCCAATCTGTTTAGCCATATCCGTTTGCTTAATACGCTTGATTTTACGAAGTTTTTTAATATTATTTGCTAGCAATGATACTCTCTCTCCTTCCCATAAGTTCATTAATTTCTTTTCAATTGATTTATATACTCTATTGTTTCTTTCTCAAATCCGCCCATCCTCCATAGTGCGATTTTAAAATAACCAGACTGATTCGCAATTTCAATCCACTTAGCTAACGTAATGTCATCTGCATACCAAACGATATGCCTTTGATTATTTTCATCTAAGTACTCGAAATAGACACTGCCGCTTGCCTCATCACGGATTGGTGAATTCGAACTCTTCTTAGAACGCGTTACTGCTTCTTTCTCCGTTACAGCACCAACTTCACCCGTGTCAGCCCAATCAAACCCTCCCGTTGCGAAGGCAATGATTGATTCACCAGGCAAATTATCCATTTTCTGTGTAACCTCTTTAATAAATGTAGCATTTGCTTTTGGACCGGGTCCTGAATGCATCCCGTAAATATTATAGGCCATCATTACATAAGTAGGCCCTTCAGGTAAACGCAATTGTTCAATTGGCGTTCTAGGTTCTAAGATGATTCGAAGTGTTTTCCCCATCTTTTCTAGCGACAGATATAGCTCCTCATAAAAAGCACAGACAGATTCCCAGTCTTCAGAATTGATATTCTCGTAGTCAATTTCTACACCCTGGAAATCGAACTTGGAAACCGTCTCGATAATATCAGCGATATGTGCAAGACGACTTTCGGGCGTTGCCATCAATCTCGTGAGTAGTAGGGCATCTTTTTGAGTCACTGTCCCATTCTCTTCAAATCGGTCGTTTACAATTGTCAAATCGACATTCATAACGCTATTTTCCGCAGAGACTTCCATAATCTCTGGAATTGCTTCCAAGTTGTCAGTACTGTAAAACAGTTGATCCGTACTAGAAAAGTAAGTTGCAAAAACTTGTATACTAGTTAGTCCTTGCGTCAGCTGCTTAAAGTCATCAAGACCAGACCCCCACTGCCAATCCGTAATCCACGTTGACAATTCCAATTCATTTCCATTATATTCCTTTTCCTTGTTCACACAACCCCAGATACCAGCGAGTGAAACAGCGATACCTATAACGAGTAAACTGCGATAAGTTAGCACTTTTTTCTTCGCCACTCTGAAACACCCTCCTTTCAGCCCATTTTCAAAACTTATCAATCACCCAATTTCCAGTTAAATTGATAGAGGCTTTTATCATGCCAAATACCTTTTGAAAACCATCCGCTGAGTTGCTAAACAAGACCACTTCTTCATTGCGTTGATTCTCAACGGATGTGACAATTACGTTATCGAATACCCCATCGTAGATGTCATCTTTCATATTTTGTTGATGGTAAGCCGACTCAAGTGCTATACCGCCCATTGCTATCTCATCACTGACATTCTGATCTGCAACCAATAATTCGTTATCAAGCCAGACATTAAGTTTATCGTCTTGAACAGAGATTTCGACCTGCCTCGTTGCTTTACTGGCAATTGGATAGTTGTCTTTAGAGGGGCGATCTACTGCTGTTATTTGCGCTTTTGTATAGACTGTCGCTTGGTCAAACGCCAAATCTTCCGTTCTCCTTACAATTGCATCTAATTTGTATGTGCCAAGTAAATGATTCGCCTGTCCAGGTCGCTTTTCTTCAACAAGAATCTTATTGTTCTCAAGTGCAATGCGCAAATAAGAGTTCCGCACTTGGTCATATCGGAGATAGATAGCTTGCTTCCCCACCACATTTCCGGATAGCGAGGATACTATTTTTACATCTTGATAATGCTCGCTATTTGATAAATACAACTTCCCTTCTTTTGCAGGTTCGGAAGTCAGGACGATTCGATTGTCATTAAACTCCGATGCTCCGCTCAGTTGCTGCCAATGAGACGCACGATTTTCATCACCAATTATAAATTCCATCTTTTCTTTCGTATCTTTTTGTATTTTCATCAATAAATGGTTGGTGGACCAATAGGTGGCCGGCTGAATTCTCGTCAAGTTATACAAGCCAGCGCCTTGCTCGTTATAAGCATTTCCCTCTAAATTAAAATGCATCGCAAATGTTTGCTGGATTTCCTGATCGTTGACGTCTGAAACCAACTCATTTGCCGCCCCGTAGAGAGCATTCGCATGCATGATCATATACACATCTGGGACAAATCCAAGTTGTTCCTCATAAATATCTTTCATTAATTGATAATCTTCTTTTATACGCGTTTCCATTTCTTCTTTATTTTCCAGCGGAATCATATTATGATCCCTTATGAAGTCCATCGAATAATGATTATAAAATTCAATTTCTTCTTTACTCGACAATTCATTTTCATCCCTTACGCCAATGTAATTTCCATCTCTATCAAAAATATTAATATAAGTGAGGCGATTTCCATTGCTGCCCATTTCCCAGTAACCGCCTTTTTTCATCTGTAACAAATCTTTAGGCTGCAGAAACTTATGATCACTGATGCCCATCTTATTGGCATAGGATAGGAAAGTTGCTTTGTAATTATATTTTTTAAGAAGCGGATGTGTAAATATGCTGGAATCATTACGTCCATCTTCAAAGGATAGGAATAGGGCTTTTTTCGGTAAAGGCTTCCCACGTTCATAAAAATTAAGAATATCTTGTTGTGAAATGGTTTCATACCCTTGGTCAACTAATGCTTTCAGCTGCTTATCCAATTCCTTTTTAGCAATCAGTTTGGAAGTACCTTGACGATCAACACCAAAATATGACAATGCAATAAAACCATTCGTATTGTTCCAATGTGCCCTATCCGGCTCATCGTATTTTTTTATGTCCACAAAATTGCCCATAACCAATACACCGACAATGAGAATAATCGAAAATTGAATACATACTTTCCCTATTTTCCAACGATCCTTCTTCTTATGATTAAGGACTAGATTATCTTTTTTCCTGAACATCTATATCACCTCCAATTCAAGAATCTCTCATTGTCTGGAATTTAAAGCAATTGAGTTCTTTTTTTGTTTTTTCACCAACTTCTTATTCCTCGCTTCGACGTCTTGGGGTGTATCTCTCGTCCCCCATGTCGATTTCCAAAAAGTCACCCATGCGATAGGCATCTGCCACAGCAGGACGAGTTCATAAAACGCACAGAACACAAAACCGAACACCCACAGTTTACTTTTTCTAAAGAATAGATAAGACAAACTCATGAGCAACGCCATTAGTAATAACCCCATCATGAACGTTGTAGGAATTACTCCATAAACAATCGGAACGTATAGCATGTTGTAAAGTACGATGATAGGAGCTGCGATTGGAACGATGAGACCAATGTAGAAGAAGAATGCCATGAATAGTTCCTTTCTCCATATGAAAGTCCCTGCTCGAAGTGACTCCCTTAACCAAGATCGTTTCCAACGCATTTGTTGTTTCAAAAATACACCAATACGTGAGGGGACAATTGTGGAACAAACAGCTTTATCCTGATAACCTGTTCGATGTGTTTTCAAGATATAGTTTGTCATACTTCGATCATCTCCAAAGGTTGCAGGCTGTCCCAAAAATTTCTGATTCAGCCACGCATCTGTATGTTTAACAATCAACTCTTTTCGATAGCAGGATAATGGGCCTGACAAACAAGTCACACAGTCAAAGTAGGATTCAGCCGCTTTCATCACTCGAAAAGCGATATAGTAGCGTACGGTCTGTAACTTTGTTATGAAGTTTGTGTATTTGTTCTCAACGTCAGTACGTCCTGCAACTCCACCCATTTTTGGATCTTGAAATGGTTGAACCAGGTTTATTATTGCATTCGGTTCTAAAAAACTATCCGAATCTACAAATACAACAAGATCATGTTGTGCCATTTCGACCCCTTGTACTAAAGCAACTCGCTTGCCGCCATTCTCTTTCAAAACGTGTACATGTAAGCGGTCTTTAGTCAGATAATGTTCCGCTTCTTTATTCAGCCCTTCAACTGCTTTATAAATTTGTTCAACTGTTCGATCTGTTGATTGATCATCCACCACAATGACCTCCAGCTTATCAATTGGATAATCTTGATTCATGCAGCTAATGATTGTCCTTTGAATCCATTCTTCTTCATTAAAACAAGGAATAATGATTGAAACACCTGGCGTATAATCTGGGTTTATCTTAACGTTTCGATAAAA of the Sporosarcina sp. FSL K6-1508 genome contains:
- a CDS encoding polysaccharide deacetylase family protein; the protein is MFRKKDNLVLNHKKKDRWKIGKVCIQFSIILIVGVLVMGNFVDIKKYDEPDRAHWNNTNGFIALSYFGVDRQGTSKLIAKKELDKQLKALVDQGYETISQQDILNFYERGKPLPKKALFLSFEDGRNDSSIFTHPLLKKYNYKATFLSYANKMGISDHKFLQPKDLLQMKKGGYWEMGSNGNRLTYINIFDRDGNYIGVRDENELSSKEEIEFYNHYSMDFIRDHNMIPLENKEEMETRIKEDYQLMKDIYEEQLGFVPDVYMIMHANALYGAANELVSDVNDQEIQQTFAMHFNLEGNAYNEQGAGLYNLTRIQPATYWSTNHLLMKIQKDTKEKMEFIIGDENRASHWQQLSGASEFNDNRIVLTSEPAKEGKLYLSNSEHYQDVKIVSSLSGNVVGKQAIYLRYDQVRNSYLRIALENNKILVEEKRPGQANHLLGTYKLDAIVRRTEDLAFDQATVYTKAQITAVDRPSKDNYPIASKATRQVEISVQDDKLNVWLDNELLVADQNVSDEIAMGGIALESAYHQQNMKDDIYDGVFDNVIVTSVENQRNEEVVLFSNSADGFQKVFGMIKASINLTGNWVIDKF
- a CDS encoding glycosyl hydrolase family 18 protein; its protein translation is MAKKKVLTYRSLLVIGIAVSLAGIWGCVNKEKEYNGNELELSTWITDWQWGSGLDDFKQLTQGLTSIQVFATYFSSTDQLFYSTDNLEAIPEIMEVSAENSVMNVDLTIVNDRFEENGTVTQKDALLLTRLMATPESRLAHIADIIETVSKFDFQGVEIDYENINSEDWESVCAFYEELYLSLEKMGKTLRIILEPRTPIEQLRLPEGPTYVMMAYNIYGMHSGPGPKANATFIKEVTQKMDNLPGESIIAFATGGFDWADTGEVGAVTEKEAVTRSKKSSNSPIRDEASGSVYFEYLDENNQRHIVWYADDITLAKWIEIANQSGYFKIALWRMGGFEKETIEYINQLKRN
- a CDS encoding glycosyltransferase family 2 protein, translated to MPNLKKHGLLDESRGGERRTDSNDQRDSNEVNQLRKLGLRYACDFDVLVIAKGLKKRQGTKVKSIDISSTGLLVEFNPTANLFNVGDTVELRFEIPPGTMPEGMESSVKIEAIVDRECQHQHDGQEMWVVAFTFVKPLTDYLQKKRWGYTTLIASTLLLMAILFIILMRVESVIYFKYNKVLYLYSLLAASFLLTRYLFGAFYRNVKINPDYTPGVSIIIPCFNEEEWIQRTIISCMNQDYPIDKLEVIVVDDQSTDRTVEQIYKAVEGLNKEAEHYLTKDRLHVHVLKENGGKRVALVQGVEMAQHDLVVFVDSDSFLEPNAIINLVQPFQDPKMGGVAGRTDVENKYTNFITKLQTVRYYIAFRVMKAAESYFDCVTCLSGPLSCYRKELIVKHTDAWLNQKFLGQPATFGDDRSMTNYILKTHRTGYQDKAVCSTIVPSRIGVFLKQQMRWKRSWLRESLRAGTFIWRKELFMAFFFYIGLIVPIAAPIIVLYNMLYVPIVYGVIPTTFMMGLLLMALLMSLSYLFFRKSKLWVFGFVFCAFYELVLLWQMPIAWVTFWKSTWGTRDTPQDVEARNKKLVKKQKKNSIALNSRQ
- a CDS encoding helix-turn-helix transcriptional regulator, which gives rise to MLANNIKKLRKIKRIKQTDMAKQIGIGRTALSKIENGAYFPSANTMKKISDFLNEPLGDIFFNTNVLENNTEDD